GCTGGCGTAGGCGTGGAGGTAGGACTTGAAGGCGTCCTTGGCGCTCTGCTGGAGGTAGTAGTTTTTgccgatgagcttctcgagctggGACTGGACGTTGATGATCTTTTTGCGGGGGAACTCGAACTCGACGACGGGGACGCGGGCTGCCTTGAGGTAGGACAGGAAGCCGACCTCGTTGGGCTATGAGGAATGTTAGCAATTGCTAGATGGGAAATGTGAGGATGATAATCGTACctgaaggaagagaagactTCGTCCCTTGGCATCAGTGCCTCGGGCAGTTCGTCCCACACGGTGAATGTAGTCGCGAGTGTTGTCCGGGGGGTCAAATTGAACAATGAAATCGACGGCAGGGATCTATTTCAGTCGTTAGCAACAATAACTTTTTGAACTTTTTGAGCCCAATGACAAGCCGGCAAAATACTCACATCCAAACCACGAGCGGCAACATCGGTACAGATCAGAATACCGTGGGGCGCATTGCTAAACTCAAAGAAAGTGTTGGtccgcttctgctgcttctgcttgccgTGAAGATCCAAAACAGGGCAGTCAATGTAGTTCAACAGCTCAGCGTAGTATTTGACAGAGGcacagctgctgaagaagacaatgaccttcttcttcttagcCTGCATTTTTCGGAGGAAGGAGAACAGCAGGAGGAAGCGCTCGTCGCCTTCGCAAAGGACGTAGCCCTGCTCCAGACCATCGACTGTGCTAtgcttctgctcctcgtCGACGTTGATGTATAGCGGGCCGGGTCGCAGTGAGATTCTGGCAAGATCCTCTGTGAATCGCATTTAGTCAGATACGTGCGCTGCAAGATGTGTGAACTTAAGCTCGGGAAAATACTCACCAACTTTGGTTGTCTGTGTCGCAGAAAACAGCATAGTCTGTCGGTCCTCGTTTGACAGAACCTTGACAATCTGTCTCATTTCATCTTCGAAACCAACTTCCAAAATTCGGTCCGCCTCGTCAATGATCAAAGACTTCAAGTTCTTGAAAACGAATTGAGTGTTGAGAAGGTGATCGAGCAGTCGGCCAGGAGTGGCAATCAAAAGGTTGACACCCTTGGTCAACTTTTCAACCTCTGCTCTTCGGTTCGCTCCGCCAATGACGATACCGTATGTCTGTGAGTGGTGCTTCATCAGCTCGCGTGCAACGCCGAAAATCTGGAGCGCGAGTTCTCGAGTCGGGGAGACGACAATGACACCGGTGCCGTTTCGGGGCTTGAATCGCAGGGAGCTGAGAATCTCTATGGCGGGAATGAGGAAAGCGAGCGTCTTTCCGGAACCTGTCTTGGCGGCACCGAGAACGTCCTTGCCCGCAAGAAGAGGTGGAATGGCCTGTTTAAGAAGCAGGTTAGTACAAGCTGTGccattggagatggagattgatTGGGTAGACTAACGCTACGCTGAATGCTAGTCATCTTGGTGAAGCCCATCTCCTGGATcgccttcatcgtcttctcggACAGCTTGAGGTCTTCAAACTTCTGGGAGTCGGCCAGCGTCGATAGTATGGGCGCAGAGTTGTTGGGTATGACATCTCCATCGGCATCTCTGGCGGCGGGCTTGTCTGCGAGATCTGATCCAGCATCTGATTCTCCATCCTCATTGTTGttttccttgtcctcgtTTGAgacagcctcttcttcttcctcttcctcctcgtcctctgctacctcatcttcaacctcggGCTCGACTGGTGGCGGGGGATTCTTGGacttttttgactttttcgtggcatcagcagcagcctcaacctTGTTccgcttgcgcttcttgttCAATGTGGCGGCATCCATTGTGACGTTTGTTGGTGCTTTGCGATGCTCCAGGCGGTTTGTAATGGAAGGCTCTGCAGCAGAAATATTTCGCCAGCAATCAGGAACcgataagaaaaaaaaaagttgctAGTCTGCGATTTGCAAAAATCGGTTCCCACAGTGGTGGGGCTGCGCCACAGGTGTCGATGAGACTAGCAAGGCACAAGCCACAGTTGACTTGACCGATGCCACAAGGTACATGTGCTTTGTACCGTCTAATTGGAAGCTCTTTACCAGAAGCCGTTGATTATAAAGTCCATCATAATAAGTGATCTCGTAAGA
This genomic stretch from Trichoderma breve strain T069 chromosome 1, whole genome shotgun sequence harbors:
- a CDS encoding DEAD/DEAH box helicase domain-containing protein; translation: MDAATLNKKRKRNKVEAAADATKKSKKSKNPPPPVEPEVEDEVAEDEEEEEEEEAVSNEDKENNNEDGESDAGSDLADKPAARDADGDVIPNNSAPILSTLADSQKFEDLKLSEKTMKAIQEMGFTKMTSIQRSAIPPLLAGKDVLGAAKTGSGKTLAFLIPAIEILSSLRFKPRNGTGVIVVSPTRELALQIFGVARELMKHHSQTYGIVIGGANRRAEVEKLTKGVNLLIATPGRLLDHLLNTQFVFKNLKSLIIDEADRILEVGFEDEMRQIVKVLSNEDRQTMLFSATQTTKVEDLARISLRPGPLYINVDEEQKHSTVDGLEQGYVLCEGDERFLLLFSFLRKMQAKKKKVIVFFSSCASVKYYAELLNYIDCPVLDLHGKQKQQKRTNTFFEFSNAPHGILICTDVAARGLDIPAVDFIVQFDPPDNTRDYIHRVGRTARGTDAKGRSLLFLQPNEVGFLSYLKAARVPVVEFEFPRKKIINVQSQLEKLIGKNYYLQQSAKDAFKSYLHAYASHSLRSVYDVQKLDLAKIAKSFGFPTPPRVDITLGASMGRDKVQARRSYGSQPKQVGKYKRDKRN